A genomic region of Danio aesculapii chromosome 21, fDanAes4.1, whole genome shotgun sequence contains the following coding sequences:
- the adra1ba gene encoding alpha-1A adrenergic receptor: MSSDTDHAANFLSNASSELSDVSNSSSSGNGTAPSSFSLSRALPLGMVLGAFIVFAIVGNILVILSVVCNRHLRIPTNYFIINLAMADLLLSTTVLPVSATREILNYWVFGRIFCDIWAAVDVLCCTASIMSLCVISIDRYIGVRYPLQYPSIVTEKRALLAMLGVWVLAFVISIGPLLGWKEPPSDDDTVCLITEEPFYALFSSLGSFYIPLAVILAMYCRVYIVAKRTTKNLEAGVMKERMDSNELTLRIHYKGSQTQEDCSKGHLRSSLTVKLLKFSREKKAAKTLGVVVGMFILCWLPFFLALPIGSFNTNLRPPETFFKVIFWLGYFNSCLNPIIYPCYSREFKQAFIRILRCQCQQKKQQGWRAYNYRVPTANHVYSDTSSICMNGSLQTLAPSQPSPTLFSRVVGSRPASGLLPGWGPCTSSSSSSLSGSPFPGMMRSGSQATSPCKSNRMALLFPNGQNGKREGEHGVISRHTPETTI, encoded by the exons ATGAGTTCTGATACAGATCATGCCGCGAACTTCTTAAGCAATGCGTCCTCCGAACTGTCCGATGTCTCCAATTCGAGCTCTTCTGGAAACGGGACCGCACCGAGCTCGTTCAGCCTCAGCCGCGCGCTTCCACTGGGCATGGTTCTGGGCGCTTTTATTGTGTTTGCTATCGTGGGCAACATCCTCGTTATTCTCTCCGTGGTGTGCAACAGGCACCTGCGTATCCCGACCAACTACTTCATCATTAATTTAGCGATGGCAGACCTGTTGCTGAGCACAACTGTCCTGCCGGTGTCCGCCACGCGTGAAATCCTCAATTACTGGGTGTTCGGGAGGATCTTCTGTGACATCTGGGCTGCGGTGGACGTGCTGTGCTGCACCGCGTCCATCATGAGCCTGTGCGTGATCTCCATCGACCGCTACATCGGGGTGCGCTACCCGCTGCAGTACCCGAGCATTGTGACCGAGAAGCGGGCGCTCTTGGCCATGCTCGGTGTTTGGGTTCTCGCCTTCGTCATCTCCATAGGACCCCTGCTCGGGTGGAAAGAACCCCCTTCAGATGATGACACCGTGTGCCTCATCACAGAGGAGCCGTTTTACGCGCTCTTCTCCTCGCTGGGCTCCTTCTACATCCCGTTAGCGGTGATTCTGGCCATGTACTGCCGCGTCTACATAGTTGCCAAAAGAACCACGAAAAACCTGGAGGCCGGAGTGATGAAGGAGCGCATGGACTCCAACGAGCTGACGCTCCGGATTCATTATAAAGGCTCTCAGACGCAGGAGGACTGCAGCAAAGGCCACTTGAGGAGCTCGCTGACAGTCAAATTACTCAAGTTTTCCCGAGAAAAGAAAGCTGCTAAAACGCTTGGTGTTGTTGTGGGCATGTTCATTCTGTGCTGGTTACCATTTTTCCTCGCGCTACCCATAG GGTCATTCAACACCAATCTCCGTCCTCCTGAAACCTTCTTCAAAGTGATCTTCTGGCTGGGCTACTTCAACAGCTGCCTTAACCCCATCATTTACCCGTGCTACAGCCGCGAGTTCAAGCAGGCCTTCATCCGGATCCTCCGCTGTCAGTGTCAGCAGAAGAAGCAGCAGGGCTGGAGGGCGTACAACTACCGAGTGCCGACCGCCAACCACGTCTACTCAGACACCAGCTCCATCTGCATGAACGGCAGCCTGCAGACCCTGGCTCCATCGCAACCCAGCCCCACGTTATTCAGCAGAGTCGTGGGCTCCCGTCCTGCATCAGGTCTCCTTCCAGGCTGGGGCCCTTGCACCTCCTCGTCCTCCTCGTCCCTCTCTGGGAGCCCGTTTCCTGGTATGATGAGGTCCGGCTCTCAGGCCACAAGTCCCTGTAAGTCCAACAGGATGGCTTTGCTCTTTCCCAATGGACAGAATGGGAAGCGAGAGGGAGAGCACGGGGTCATTTCTAGACACACACCTGAGACTACAATATAG